Below is a genomic region from Pseudarthrobacter sulfonivorans.
ACTCCGGCGAGGCCAAGGCTGTTGACCCAGGCGGCCGCGGTTTCCACCGTGCCGCCGGTCAGGGCGGCCGGCGCGTTCATGGCAAAGTACAGCCCGCGGTCAATGGAGATGGCCGCGACCAGCGCCATGATGGCCACAAACGACTCCATCAGCATGCCGCCGTAGCCGATGAAGCGGGTCTGGCGTTCCTTCTCGATCAGTTTCGGGGTAGTGCCCGAGGAGATCAGGGCGTGGAAGCCGGACAGCGCCCCGCAGGCAATGGTGACAAACAGGAACGGGAACAGGGCACCGGGGAAGACCGGCCCGTTGTCCCTGCTGGCGAACTCGCTGAAGGCCGGGACAGTGATCTCCGGACGGACCACGATGATGGCCAGTGCCAGCATCACGATCACGCCGATCTTCATAAACGTGGAGAGGTAATCGCGGGGGGCCAAGAGCAGCCAGACCGGAAGGATGGCGGCAATGAAGCCATAGACAATGAGGCCCCAGGCGATGGTCACCTTGTCCAGGGTGAAGAACGCGGAGCCCCATTCGGTCTCCGCCACCAGGCCGCCGCCGATGATCGCGGCCATCAGGAGCACAAAGCCGATCAGGGAGACTTCCATGATCTTGCCCGGCCGGATGTAGCGCAGGTAGACGCCCATAAACAGCGCAATCGGGATGGTCATACCCACCGAGAACACGCCCCACGGGCTTTCGCCCAGGGCGTTGACGACGACGAGCGCGAGGATCGCCACGATGATCACCATGATGAGCAGCGTGGCGATCAGTGCTGCCGTGCCGCCGATGACGCCCAGTTCTTCGCGGGCCATCTGGCCGAGGGAACGGCCGCCGCGGCGCATGGAGAAGAACATCACCAGGTAGTCCTGGACGGCACCTGCAAGCACAACGCCGATGATGATCCAGATGGTGCCGGGGAGGTAGCCCATCTGGGCCGCGATGATGGGTCCGACCAGCGGGCCGGCACCCGCGATGGCGGCGAAGTGGTGGCCGAACAGCACGTTGCGGTCCGTGCGGACATAGTCCTTGCCGTCAGCCTTGTATTCCGCCGGCGTGGCGCGGCGGTCATCCGGCTTGGTGATGAGGCGTTCGATCACCTTGGAGTAGAAGCGGTAACCGATCAGGTAAGTACAGACCGAGGCAAAAACGAACCAGATCGCATTGACGGTTTCGCCCCGGACGATGGCCAGCATGAACCA
It encodes:
- a CDS encoding carbon starvation CstA family protein encodes the protein MASRPDEPVRAAKGSGPLTADPKLPPTAVDEAVREAEDKKWTPAKIALWAAIALLGGVAWFMLAIVRGETVNAIWFVFASVCTYLIGYRFYSKVIERLITKPDDRRATPAEYKADGKDYVRTDRNVLFGHHFAAIAGAGPLVGPIIAAQMGYLPGTIWIIIGVVLAGAVQDYLVMFFSMRRGGRSLGQMAREELGVIGGTAALIATLLIMVIIVAILALVVVNALGESPWGVFSVGMTIPIALFMGVYLRYIRPGKIMEVSLIGFVLLMAAIIGGGLVAETEWGSAFFTLDKVTIAWGLIVYGFIAAILPVWLLLAPRDYLSTFMKIGVIVMLALAIIVVRPEITVPAFSEFASRDNGPVFPGALFPFLFVTIACGALSGFHALISSGTTPKLIEKERQTRFIGYGGMLMESFVAIMALVAAISIDRGLYFAMNAPAALTGGTVETAAAWVNSLGLAGVNVNPAMLAETAANVGEQSIVSRTGGAPTLAVGLAHIMQQFIGGTALMAFWYHFAIMFEALFILTAVDAGTRVARFMLQDSIGNFIPKFKEHSWRPGAWLCTAVMVAAWGAVLLMGVTDPLGGINTLFPLFGIANQLLAAIALSVCLAIVAKRGSFKYLWIVAVPLAFAAVVTITASYQKIFSSTPAVGYFANNAAFSKALADGKTEFGTAKSVAAMEAVVRNTAIQGWLSVIFVVLSIIVIAMALVATIKAFRNHSAGLPNVDNEDEARPSKVFAPAGLIPTPAERELEAEWNKLPADLRFERAGHHK